Part of the Nicotiana sylvestris chromosome 2, ASM39365v2, whole genome shotgun sequence genome, TTTCACGTTGTCTCCGTTATGAGGATTGAAGTTTGTAACAATTTTTCACAATTGACTTTTGTGACTGACAATGGAGGCATATTCCATGTCTAcccacaataaaaataaaaaaaataaaccttTCTGGTTCAGCCTTGTTTCTAGTACATCAATGTCGATCAAGGCTTCTAgcggcagcaacaacaacagcgaCCCAGTCAAACCCAGTAGGCTTCTAGCATGACAAATTAAAACTGTTTTCACCAGGATAACATGACGTTTAGCGCGAGTACAAAAGTTGTTCTTTTTACAAGTATTTGAACTTTTGCTCCGTATTGCTTGCGCAAAATAAACATTATTATTAGTTTTTAGTATTCAAAAATATTATATTATCATTTTCTTCATATAATCGATCTTGTATCTTGTATATGCAATTGTCATGTGCCCTCAACTTGTGTATCCACCTTAAAAGATATCCAGAAAATGAACCAAAGGTACCAAATCCTACGTGCTTTAAAATATATGGCCAACCACATCAACTTCCTGAGATCTGCACCGTAAAGCTTCTTGCTTATGATGCCAATTTTCCAATCCGACCCAGTACTATATCATGGTTCGGCTAACCTTTCCTTATTTATGGGGATGCAAACATAAACTGTTTAAGGGTAACTAGTGACCTAGTTAAATACATGTAGCCCTCTGTTTTCTATTTCCTTTGAATTCTCTATTACTTCAATTTGCTCATATTACTTCTGTTGCAGATAGTTGTGGACTTCACTGCTTCTTGGTGTGGTCCCTGTAGGTTCATTGCCCCATTCTTTGTAGAGTTGGCCAAGAAGATGCCCACTGTTACCTTCCTGAAAGTGGATGTGGATGAATTGAAGGTAAAACTATTGAGCCAAACATTTAATACGTTTTGGTGACATATAACCAACCCCATTAATGTTAACATGGTCAACAACTTAGGAATTACATTTTTTAGTACGAATTGTCTATTATAAGTATTGACGTCTTATTTCCTTGTCGCAGTCAGTAGCTAGTGATTGGGCTGTGGAGGCAATGCCAACTTTCATGTTCCTCAAGGAGGGGAAGATTGTTGATAAGGTGGTAGGAGCCAAAAAAGATGAGCTGCAGCAGACCATTGCCAAGCACATCAGTAGTACCTCAACAGCCTAATAATATGCTTTACTCTATGTCATATTTGCGCTTGGTTTAGTGACATCTATCTTAATATAAGCAAGAATAAATTTAGTTTCTGTTGGATATTACAAGTTCTTACTAGTAAGTCAATATTTATCCGTAGTTTGATCTGTTCCTTATCCAATCAAAAGTTGATTTCTTGCCTCTTATTGATGATTTTATTTAAGAAACCGAGACTTCTCCAAATTGGTGCGTTCGATTTGAATTAATTAATGCTCAAGTTTGAATGCATATCCCATTTCCTCTTACTGTGTAATGTGTATTATACTTAATAGTATAGTAGTTTTATCAAGTCTGATTCAAAAACTTGAAATCATCTCCTGCCATGGTGAAGAATGTAATAGCCGTGAACAACATGCATAGAGTGCCAGGACTATAAACTAAGAGCAGTTCAGAGGACAGAATTCGGATAATGTGATTTTCAAGTCATGAACAATTCTTTGGTCCAGCAGAAAATGTTGCACCCAAATAGAGTATTTCAGGTGTAGATGGTTGATATAGTTAACTTCAAATAGTTGGTAGCTGGAAGCATAATTCTTTGATTGAAATTTATCTTTTTGAAGAGACGTCGACGAGCACAAATTTAAGGTTGCTAGTACCAgaaaccaaaacttgaactgctgtCCACATCGGCCCTCTTTGTATGAGAAGATTTG contains:
- the LOC104237072 gene encoding thioredoxin H-type 2; amino-acid sequence: MAEEGQVIGVHTVDAWNEHLQKGIDAKKLIVVDFTASWCGPCRFIAPFFVELAKKMPTVTFLKVDVDELKSVASDWAVEAMPTFMFLKEGKIVDKVVGAKKDELQQTIAKHISSTSTA